TGGGTCGGTTAAGACTGAACGCGGAGCAGACGCGCTGCTCTGGGGCTTAGTAACCCCTCACGAATGGCTGGTGCTGGCCATGACGGCACCGCACTCCTTGACCTTATGGTCGGGGAGCCCGTGGCGCATGTCCAGGGCTGCCCGCCTAAAGGCCACGGGGCCGTTTCGTGACGGTTACTAACTCCCCGATCACCAGGTCAGAGGGGCCAATTGCGGGGGCGCACCGCAAGCCGCGGCTCTTCCGGTAGAAGGGGAATGACGATGCGAACGCCCGTCGAACTCGATCCCGATGTGGACGATGAAGCGCCAGCGGGAAACGACATCACGCCCTACGACGAAGCGCATTTCGTGACCTATCTGCGGCTGCTCGACGCGAAGGCGGAAGGCGCGGACTGGAAGGAAGTGGCGCAAATCGTGCTGCACCGCGATCCGGTCGGCGACGAGTTCAGGACACGCCGATGCTGGCAAAGCCATCTCGAACGCGCGCAATGGCTTTCGCGTGAGGGTTACAAGCGGATACTGGAACAGGCCGCCGCAAATTAAGGTGTGAAAAGTATTCTGGTCGGTATGCGGGCTCGAAGCCGTTCAACATGCCCGCGACAGCGCCGGGCTCAGGTCTAGTCGGGTAA
The nucleotide sequence above comes from Celeribacter indicus. Encoded proteins:
- a CDS encoding DNA -binding domain-containing protein, with the protein product MRTPVELDPDVDDEAPAGNDITPYDEAHFVTYLRLLDAKAEGADWKEVAQIVLHRDPVGDEFRTRRCWQSHLERAQWLSREGYKRILEQAAAN